The genomic segment GGGCGGAAGCATTGCAGGAGCAACGGCTGGAAATGTGGCAGGACGTGCCGGAAGGCTCATCAAGAGCGGATTTAAGAAAATATAGTCATTCATGAACAATACAACGAAAAGAAAAATGGAATTCAAGTCATTGAAGAATATCGAGACCTCGTTCAGGCAGATACGCCTGTTCTGCATCGTCCTCGTCATCGGTTGCGCTGTTGTCGCAATATGTTCGGTGGTGTTCGCATTCAGATTTGCGGAGAAGCAACGCGAGAAGATATACGTCCTTGATGGAGGCAAGTCGCTGATGCTCGCCCTCTCGCAAGACCTCTCACAGAACAGACCTGCCGAGGCAAGGGAACACGTGAGACGCTTTCATGAGCTGTTCTTTACGCTATCTCCCGAAAAGAGCGCCATCGAGCACAACGTGAAACGAGCCTTGCTGCTGGCAGACAAGAGCGCATACAACTATTACCAGGACTTTGCGGAGAAAGGTTTTTACAACAGACTCATCGCGGGAAACATCAACCAGTCGCTGCAAGTTGACAGCGTGGTCTGTAACTTTGATAACTACCCTTATCAAGCCAAGACCTACGCACGGCAGGTGATACTCCGAGAGAGCAATGTGACGGAGAGAAGTCTTGTCACCGTATGCAGGTTGGTGAACGCCACACGCTCCGACGACAACCCGAATGGTTTTACCATTGAAGGTTTCACCATTGTGGAGAACAGGGACATCAGTACAGTAGAACGATAAAAATAGCAAGAATGGAAAATCCGATAAAGACAATCCAAGAAAAGGTGAATGGTATGAAGGGAAGACTGCGTGACAGGCTGGATTCCCTTCCGCCAAGGGTGAGACTGAAAGTCGTGCTCGTCATGTTCGGCTTGTTTGCCCTCTGTAGCCTTTACATGATAGGTTCAGCCATCATCAACTTTGGAAACGGCAAGACCTCAAATATAGAGGTTGAGCATATTGAGAGTGTAAAGTTGCCCACCGACAAGGGGCAGCAAGTGACCAACCAAAATGAATTGACACATGGAGAAGGAGAAGAATGACAAGGTGGAGCCGGATAAGGCTCCAAAGGAAAAGAAGCCTTTGACAGAGGAACAGCGTATCAAGCGCAACAAGATGATAGCCATACCGTGCATGTGTCTCGTCTGCGCATTGGTGTTATGGCTCATCTTCAAGCCGTCGGCATCAGAGGGTGAGAAAGGCAGCAAGGGATTCAACATGGAAATGCCTGATGCGGAGAAGACTGATGTGGAGGCGGACAAGCGTAAGGCATACTCCAAGGAGGATCTTGCCAACAAGCAAAAGGAAAAAAGCAGAGCAATG from the Segatella copri genome contains:
- a CDS encoding TraL conjugative transposon family protein, which produces MENPIKTIQEKVNGMKGRLRDRLDSLPPRVRLKVVLVMFGLFALCSLYMIGSAIINFGNGKTSNIEVEHIESVKLPTDKGQQVTNQNELTHGEGEE
- the traK gene encoding conjugative transposon protein TraK; this encodes MEFKSLKNIETSFRQIRLFCIVLVIGCAVVAICSVVFAFRFAEKQREKIYVLDGGKSLMLALSQDLSQNRPAEAREHVRRFHELFFTLSPEKSAIEHNVKRALLLADKSAYNYYQDFAEKGFYNRLIAGNINQSLQVDSVVCNFDNYPYQAKTYARQVILRESNVTERSLVTVCRLVNATRSDDNPNGFTIEGFTIVENRDISTVER